The Candidatus Beckwithbacteria bacterium genome has a window encoding:
- a CDS encoding class I SAM-dependent methyltransferase, whose product MSSIIFNKYQSRSPNYHWQQVSRNLFIFNAFVVARYQQVIKLIPKKANQRLLDIGCGDGVLLNLIKRARLYGVDLDQSSLNYAATRVKAKFFHASAFKLPFKANFFDVVLATEIIEHLSRPQPMLQEIRRVLKPNGCAIISTPIKPVVGLTDKLHVREYTPEQLQSFLKIYFKKVKIYQSHPYWLKKMYTSSLLTLGRFHFDLFRWVINTVVFSTGYNPFLISGDHSTQQVAVGRK is encoded by the coding sequence ATGTCTTCTATAATTTTTAATAAATATCAATCACGTTCACCTAATTATCATTGGCAACAAGTCAGCCGGAACCTATTTATTTTTAACGCCTTTGTTGTTGCCCGTTATCAACAAGTAATTAAATTAATACCCAAAAAAGCAAATCAACGTTTGTTAGATATCGGTTGCGGCGATGGGGTTTTATTAAACTTGATTAAGCGCGCCAGGTTATATGGAGTCGACTTGGACCAAAGCAGTCTCAATTATGCCGCTACCCGGGTTAAAGCGAAATTCTTCCATGCTTCTGCCTTTAAATTACCCTTTAAAGCCAATTTTTTCGATGTCGTTTTAGCCACAGAAATTATTGAACATTTATCCCGGCCCCAACCCATGCTTCAAGAAATCCGTCGGGTTTTAAAACCTAACGGCTGCGCCATTATTTCTACTCCTATTAAACCTGTCGTCGGTTTGACAGACAAATTGCATGTCCGGGAATATACTCCGGAACAACTGCAATCTTTTTTGAAAATTTATTTTAAAAAAGTCAAAATATATCAATCACACCCTTATTGGTTAAAAAAAATGTATACTTCCAGCTTATTGACATTGGGCCGGTTTCATTTTGATCTTTTCCGGTGGGTGATTAATACGGTCGTGTTTTCTACAGGTTATAACCCGTTTTTAATTAGTGGTGATCACTCCACGCAACAAGTGGCGGTGGGCCGAAAATAA
- a CDS encoding class I SAM-dependent methyltransferase, giving the protein MDDYQRLLRYRRIWETKKILRIIYSDWYKKIIKDLKPGKTLEIGSGIGNFKKYYPEIISSDIVPCEWLDKCIDAHNLPFPKHSLSNIVMIDVLHHLQDPLRFFREACRVLKTGGKIILMEPFPSPFSLPIYRIFHPEPFIFNVDVFSASKNKPKKIPWSSNQAIPFLLFFKQLDKFNKLFKGKFNIIKREKFSFVRYPLSGGFENKQLIPDWLFPLVRIIEKLLFPLRGLLAFRCYVILQKR; this is encoded by the coding sequence ATGGATGATTATCAAAGGTTGTTAAGATACCGAAGAATCTGGGAAACCAAAAAAATTCTCAGAATTATTTACTCCGATTGGTATAAAAAAATTATTAAAGACCTTAAACCAGGAAAAACTCTGGAAATCGGTTCCGGTATCGGTAATTTTAAAAAATATTATCCGGAGATTATTTCTTCAGATATTGTTCCTTGCGAATGGTTAGATAAATGTATCGATGCTCACAATCTTCCTTTTCCGAAACATTCCTTATCCAATATTGTGATGATTGATGTTTTACATCATCTCCAAGACCCACTGCGATTCTTTCGGGAGGCCTGCCGGGTGTTAAAAACAGGAGGGAAAATAATCCTGATGGAACCTTTTCCCAGCCCTTTTTCTTTACCTATCTATAGAATTTTTCATCCCGAGCCGTTTATTTTTAACGTAGACGTTTTTTCCGCTTCTAAAAATAAGCCTAAGAAAATCCCTTGGTCTTCAAATCAAGCCATCCCTTTCCTGCTTTTTTTTAAACAGCTAGATAAATTTAATAAACTCTTTAAGGGGAAATTTAATATAATAAAAAGAGAAAAATTTAGTTTTGTTCGCTATCCGTTATCCGGCGGTTTTGAGAATAAACAATTAATACCCGATTGGTTATTTCCTCTAGTCAGAATTATTGAGAAGCTACTTTTTCCTCTTAGGGGATTATTAGCCTTTAGGTGCTACGTTATATTACAAAAAAGATAA
- the gmd gene encoding GDP-mannose 4,6-dehydratase, protein MKTALITGVTGQDGSYLSELLLEKGYKVYGLQRKTSLPNSARIDHIYDNPNYPNFFTFYGDLSDGLSINRIIHQTKPDEIYNLGGQSHVKVSFDIPEYTANTTGLGALRILDAIKDQKAATKYYQASSSEMFGKVLASPQDENTPFNPQSPYGLSKLFAYYTTKIYREGYGIFASNGILFNHESPRRGITFVTRKISIGLAQVKLGLQKTLKLGNIDAKRDWGYAKDYVEGIWRILQYSKPDDFVLATGETHTVREFVEEVGKYLNYQIVWKGKGVKEKGIDKKTNKTVIEIDPIYFRPTEVDMLLGNPKKAKKVLGWKPKVTFKKLAEIMAKSDFDLVKKNKL, encoded by the coding sequence ATGAAAACGGCTTTAATTACCGGTGTAACCGGACAAGACGGTTCCTATCTATCTGAATTATTACTGGAAAAAGGATATAAAGTCTATGGATTACAAAGGAAGACAAGTCTTCCTAATTCCGCTCGCATTGATCATATTTATGATAATCCCAATTACCCAAACTTTTTTACCTTTTATGGCGATCTGAGCGATGGTTTAAGCATTAATCGGATTATTCATCAAACTAAACCGGATGAGATATATAATTTAGGCGGCCAAAGTCATGTCAAAGTCAGTTTTGACATCCCCGAATATACTGCCAATACAACCGGTCTTGGCGCCTTGAGAATATTAGATGCAATCAAAGATCAAAAAGCCGCCACTAAGTATTACCAAGCAAGCTCATCGGAAATGTTTGGTAAAGTCCTGGCTAGCCCACAAGATGAAAATACACCTTTCAATCCTCAATCTCCGTATGGTCTATCAAAGTTATTTGCTTATTACACTACTAAGATTTACCGGGAAGGTTATGGTATTTTTGCTTCCAACGGTATTTTATTCAACCATGAATCTCCAAGAAGAGGGATAACCTTTGTTACCAGAAAAATTTCCATCGGTCTGGCTCAGGTAAAACTAGGATTGCAAAAAACCCTGAAACTTGGCAATATCGATGCCAAAAGAGACTGGGGTTACGCTAAAGATTATGTCGAAGGCATCTGGAGAATTCTCCAATATTCAAAACCTGATGATTTTGTTTTAGCCACCGGTGAGACCCATACGGTAAGAGAATTTGTTGAAGAGGTGGGAAAATACCTTAATTATCAAATTGTTTGGAAAGGCAAGGGGGTCAAAGAAAAAGGGATTGATAAAAAAACTAACAAAACAGTTATTGAGATTGACCCGATATATTTTCGGCCGACGGAAGTCGATATGTTATTAGGTAATCCGAAAAAGGCTAAAAAAGTCCTGGGCTGGAAACCAAAAGTAACCTTTAAAAAATTGGCGGAAATTATGGCAAAAAGCGACTTTGATTTAGTCAAAAAAAACAAACTCTGA
- a CDS encoding DegT/DnrJ/EryC1/StrS family aminotransferase has translation MKVPQFSPWIGKEEIEAVTECLKSNWITEGPKSQQFSEKLLQLIGSRYGVFAPNGTLALYLGLKAMGVKAGDEVLVPDFTFIASATAVEMVGAQPVFVDVNRENFQIDLFQADKLITKKTKAVMPVHIYGTVVNMDEVGKFAKKYGLMIIEDAAQAIGVHWKEKHAGTFGEAGCFSFFADKTITTAEGGFIVTNDKKIYEKLLYLRNQGRIDRGSFIHPRIGYNFRLTDVQSAIGLTQLAKLNQIKQRKAHLLKLYQDLLKGVKGITFFKPEAGAEWIPFRVGILSEKAHKLMKFLSTKGVEARTFFYPLHLQPCFSYLKNNQDFPNAVYGYEHGVCLPTFPSLTDKQVEYICQSIKQFVK, from the coding sequence ATGAAAGTGCCTCAATTTTCACCGTGGATTGGCAAAGAAGAAATAGAAGCAGTGACTGAATGTCTTAAAAGTAATTGGATTACCGAAGGGCCAAAAAGCCAACAGTTTAGTGAAAAACTGCTTCAGCTGATCGGTAGCCGTTACGGTGTTTTTGCCCCTAATGGCACTTTAGCTCTTTACTTGGGCCTTAAAGCTATGGGAGTAAAAGCAGGCGATGAGGTTTTAGTGCCTGATTTTACTTTTATTGCCTCGGCTACGGCAGTGGAAATGGTTGGTGCCCAGCCTGTCTTTGTGGATGTTAATCGGGAAAATTTCCAAATTGACTTGTTTCAAGCGGATAAATTAATCACCAAAAAAACAAAAGCAGTAATGCCGGTGCATATTTACGGAACAGTTGTCAATATGGACGAAGTGGGGAAATTTGCCAAAAAATATGGGCTGATGATTATCGAAGATGCCGCTCAAGCCATTGGGGTGCACTGGAAAGAAAAGCATGCCGGCACTTTTGGGGAAGCAGGCTGTTTTTCTTTTTTTGCCGATAAAACCATCACCACGGCCGAAGGCGGGTTTATCGTCACCAATGACAAAAAAATTTATGAAAAACTTTTATATCTAAGAAATCAAGGTAGGATTGACAGGGGTAGTTTTATCCACCCGCGAATTGGCTATAACTTCCGCCTGACCGATGTTCAAAGCGCCATAGGCTTAACCCAACTTGCCAAGCTTAACCAAATAAAGCAAAGAAAAGCTCATTTACTAAAACTTTATCAGGACTTACTTAAAGGAGTAAAAGGAATCACTTTTTTTAAACCCGAAGCAGGCGCCGAGTGGATACCCTTTAGAGTGGGAATTCTATCCGAAAAAGCTCACAAGCTGATGAAATTTTTGTCCACAAAAGGAGTCGAAGCAAGAACTTTTTTCTATCCGTTACACCTGCAGCCATGTTTTAGCTACTTAAAAAACAATCAAGATTTTCCTAATGCGGTTTACGGGTATGAACACGGCGTCTGTCTGCCGACCTTTCCGAGCTTGACCGACAAACAAGTTGAATATATCTGTCAGTCAATTAAGCAGTTTGTTAAATAA
- a CDS encoding glycosyltransferase yields MKKWQHQYYHERIRKTFSFIIPPNKKILFLGADDAKILDSLCPTKGTVAINSAYENYLPKEKFDYIILNGVLGQTTDMLRILKNILRACHPSTRILIYQYNYLWQGILALAEKLGLKRKEGVQNWLSVNDLRTYLEGVNFQVTRVFRRTIFPLNLFGLGRLFNFISVLIPFFDFFKLDQFIIGRSEPYLFPKALPESLTICITVRNEKGNIEPIVKSIPRICDQQEILFVEGHSTDGTRKEIFRMINQYPHKNIRVMGQPGIGQGDATRVGFKAAKGEIIIIYEGDGTSDPGDIDYFYQAMKTGRFEFIEGTRFVYPKGNKAMPLVNQLGNIVFAKWFSFFLGQRTTDVLSGIKSILKRDYNLLYQRWGFLGFQDPFGDFELLYGAARMGLKIGEIPIRYYPRTYGETKTKPLTHGFYLLKMAAKGYLIFRNN; encoded by the coding sequence ATGAAAAAATGGCAACATCAGTATTATCATGAAAGAATCAGAAAAACTTTTTCTTTCATTATTCCTCCCAATAAAAAAATTCTTTTTTTAGGGGCAGATGACGCAAAAATTCTTGACTCATTATGTCCGACAAAAGGGACTGTAGCAATAAACAGTGCTTATGAAAATTATCTTCCTAAAGAAAAATTTGACTATATTATTTTAAACGGAGTCTTAGGGCAAACAACTGATATGCTCCGAATTTTAAAGAATATTCTGCGGGCCTGTCATCCTTCTACTAGAATTTTAATTTATCAATACAACTATTTATGGCAAGGGATTTTGGCGCTGGCTGAGAAATTGGGATTAAAAAGAAAAGAGGGGGTACAAAACTGGTTATCCGTTAATGATTTAAGAACTTATCTTGAGGGGGTTAATTTTCAAGTTACCAGAGTTTTTAGAAGGACAATTTTTCCTTTAAATTTATTTGGTTTAGGACGATTATTTAATTTTATTAGTGTTTTGATTCCTTTCTTTGATTTTTTTAAATTGGACCAGTTTATTATTGGTCGGTCTGAACCGTATCTATTCCCCAAAGCATTACCCGAAAGTTTAACTATTTGTATCACCGTCAGAAATGAAAAAGGCAATATCGAACCAATAGTTAAATCAATTCCCAGGATTTGCGACCAGCAGGAAATTCTTTTTGTCGAAGGCCATTCCACTGACGGCACCAGGAAAGAAATATTCAGAATGATCAATCAGTATCCTCATAAAAATATTCGCGTGATGGGCCAGCCGGGCATCGGCCAGGGTGATGCCACCAGGGTCGGATTTAAAGCCGCTAAAGGCGAAATAATCATTATCTATGAAGGCGACGGCACATCCGACCCGGGCGATATTGACTACTTCTATCAGGCAATGAAAACTGGCAGGTTTGAATTTATTGAAGGTACCCGATTTGTTTATCCTAAAGGTAATAAAGCGATGCCACTCGTTAATCAGTTGGGAAACATTGTGTTCGCGAAATGGTTTTCGTTCTTTTTGGGCCAAAGAACGACTGATGTATTAAGCGGAATTAAGTCAATTCTTAAAAGAGACTATAACTTGCTTTATCAACGGTGGGGATTTTTAGGGTTTCAGGACCCCTTCGGTGATTTTGAACTGCTTTACGGTGCCGCCAGAATGGGGTTAAAGATTGGCGAAATTCCCATTCGTTATTATCCGCGGACTTATGGTGAGACTAAAACTAAACCATTGACTCACGGTTTTTATTTACTTAAAATGGCGGCCAAGGGTTATTTAATCTTTAGGAATAATTAA
- a CDS encoding glycosyltransferase family 4 protein → MKPQLGILLNLGDSFKTYRQSGRDIHWFNNYLKYYLPAFGRPFVFSYDDEPNPFPKYIQLFVNKTGLPRFIYTFLIPFIYFKQLKSCQVLRVKQILGIWPGIIAKILWPTILVSTYGYDYTYFAKKEDHHLIPPFIKLTEYFGLKFSDRVIVTNPEMYDKVSRIIPKNKLVLLPNGVDTALFKPQKKKPGKYLEIISVGRLVYQKNFEAVIKAVSQVKTQRPIRLTIVGNGRLEEKLKALAKDLSVNLRIIPSLPHDQVAKLLQSGDIFIMASLHEGSPKALLEAMACGLSCVVADKPYSQFIISNNKDGLLVENTILGLTQGIQSLIDQPEKAKNISLQARQTVLHRFNNQTIIKKEISLLRSL, encoded by the coding sequence ATGAAACCTCAGTTGGGGATTCTACTAAACTTGGGAGACAGTTTTAAAACCTATCGTCAAAGCGGTCGGGACATTCATTGGTTTAACAATTATTTAAAATATTATTTACCGGCCTTTGGCCGGCCCTTTGTTTTTTCCTATGATGACGAACCTAACCCCTTCCCCAAATATATTCAACTATTTGTTAATAAAACCGGGCTACCAAGATTTATTTATACTTTTTTAATTCCTTTTATTTACTTTAAGCAATTAAAATCGTGTCAGGTTTTAAGAGTTAAACAAATATTAGGAATTTGGCCGGGAATAATTGCCAAAATTTTATGGCCGACCATTTTAGTCAGTACTTACGGTTATGATTATACTTATTTTGCCAAAAAAGAAGATCATCATTTAATCCCTCCGTTTATTAAATTGACGGAATATTTTGGCTTGAAATTTAGCGATCGGGTTATTGTCACTAACCCGGAAATGTATGATAAAGTCTCTCGGATAATCCCTAAAAATAAATTGGTTTTGCTTCCCAACGGGGTGGATACCGCTCTTTTTAAACCGCAAAAGAAAAAACCGGGAAAATATCTGGAAATCATCTCTGTCGGCCGGTTGGTTTATCAGAAAAACTTTGAAGCAGTTATTAAGGCAGTCAGTCAGGTAAAAACCCAGCGACCAATCCGGCTGACAATTGTCGGCAACGGCAGGTTAGAGGAAAAATTAAAGGCTCTGGCTAAAGATTTATCCGTTAATTTGAGAATTATTCCCTCCTTGCCTCACGATCAAGTGGCAAAACTTTTGCAGTCCGGTGATATTTTTATCATGGCCTCACTTCATGAAGGCAGCCCCAAGGCTTTGCTCGAGGCGATGGCTTGCGGTCTTTCTTGCGTGGTCGCTGACAAACCTTACAGCCAGTTTATTATTAGTAACAACAAAGATGGTTTATTGGTAGAAAATACTATTTTAGGTTTAACACAGGGAATTCAAAGTTTAATTGATCAGCCAGAAAAAGCGAAAAACATAAGCTTACAAGCCCGTCAGACTGTTCTTCACCGATTTAATAATCAAACCATCATTAAAAAAGAAATCAGTTTACTTAGATCATTATGA
- a CDS encoding radical SAM protein, with translation MLQVIKRKLAPVYEQFFSFWPNGWSPFPINVVFEILYGCNLNCTFCYLRQEEVVKKITRRKQLLTLEILKVIDQVPAQTALSFTGGEPLIHKDILTIVAYAKKKHRVGMISNLTAATKEQIKALISFDLDTLMFSLDGPTAAIHDQGRGKGSFKKTLHSLKLIQLEKQQQNKPTPTITMNSLILPQNYPLLDQTVKLAKDLKVDWLNFQLLDPSLDRSGYDLHPNLRHLKIDYCQKLLKLPKTKLAKSLQLAMITAEKLGVRLSFSPSLSLPEVVDYYSGKVDLSRLYCNKIFHLARISPFGDVYPCFNLKIGSVLDTPFMKLWNNSVYRRFRQQIKAGKFRTQCVGCCHLRLK, from the coding sequence ATGCTCCAAGTAATTAAAAGAAAGTTAGCCCCGGTTTACGAGCAATTTTTCTCTTTTTGGCCTAACGGTTGGTCGCCATTTCCCATCAATGTGGTTTTTGAAATCCTTTATGGCTGTAATTTAAACTGCACTTTTTGCTATCTGCGTCAGGAAGAAGTGGTGAAAAAAATTACCCGACGGAAACAGTTATTAACTCTGGAAATTTTAAAAGTCATTGATCAGGTTCCCGCTCAAACTGCTTTGTCTTTTACTGGTGGTGAGCCGTTAATTCATAAAGATATTTTAACCATTGTTGCTTATGCTAAGAAAAAGCACCGTGTCGGCATGATTTCCAACTTAACCGCCGCTACTAAAGAGCAGATTAAAGCTTTGATTAGCTTCGATTTGGATACCTTGATGTTTTCCCTTGACGGACCGACAGCGGCGATTCATGACCAAGGTCGGGGCAAAGGCAGTTTTAAAAAAACACTGCATAGTTTAAAGCTGATTCAGCTGGAAAAACAACAACAGAATAAACCAACGCCGACGATTACAATGAATTCTTTAATTTTACCGCAAAACTATCCACTCTTGGATCAAACAGTTAAATTGGCCAAAGACTTAAAAGTTGACTGGCTTAACTTTCAGCTGCTTGACCCGTCCTTAGATCGTTCCGGCTACGATTTACATCCAAATTTACGACATTTAAAAATAGATTACTGTCAGAAACTTTTAAAACTTCCCAAAACAAAATTAGCAAAAAGCTTGCAGTTGGCCATGATAACCGCTGAAAAACTTGGCGTTAGATTAAGTTTCTCGCCCAGCCTGTCTTTACCAGAAGTTGTTGATTATTATTCCGGCAAAGTCGATTTAAGCCGTCTTTATTGTAATAAAATCTTTCATTTGGCGAGGATTTCTCCTTTCGGCGATGTCTACCCCTGTTTTAACTTAAAAATCGGCTCAGTTTTAGACACTCCGTTTATGAAGTTGTGGAATAATTCCGTTTACCGAAGGTTCCGGCAACAGATTAAGGCGGGAAAATTCCGGACTCAGTGTGTCGGTTGTTGCCATTTGCGGTTAAAATAA
- a CDS encoding class I SAM-dependent methyltransferase, translated as MKLLYPFVWLIKKTKVLSAVSMRLVQLTGKSKYAIHPKHLINIEPLWYLADINRQDVVLDLGCHNGQHTLKTAVKCRKIIGLDYDRKQLTIARNSAADKHITNVVFRQFNLEQKLKFKDQSFDKILCLDVLEHIIRRNQLLASIRRLLKPRGLAFIAIPNLNTSWKQLQKKVGLNPFADPDHKIEYSLAQAKNILKRAGFDIISLRAVTYDSPWIGFIDLLGGLSLRLYSKIALYKKAKAGQNINESTGFRIVIKKSL; from the coding sequence ATGAAATTACTTTATCCTTTTGTTTGGTTAATAAAAAAAACTAAAGTCCTGTCCGCTGTTTCCATGAGACTGGTGCAGCTTACCGGTAAAAGTAAATATGCCATTCACCCAAAACATTTGATTAACATCGAGCCGCTCTGGTATTTGGCGGATATTAACCGGCAGGATGTGGTTTTGGACCTTGGCTGTCATAACGGTCAGCACACTTTAAAGACTGCCGTTAAATGCCGGAAAATTATCGGTTTGGATTATGACCGAAAACAACTCACCATTGCTAGAAATTCCGCCGCTGATAAGCATATTACCAATGTTGTTTTTAGACAATTTAATTTAGAGCAAAAATTAAAATTTAAAGACCAGTCATTTGACAAAATTCTTTGCTTGGATGTTTTAGAGCACATTATTAGACGAAATCAGTTATTAGCCTCAATTCGGCGGTTATTAAAGCCCCGGGGTTTGGCTTTTATTGCTATTCCTAATCTCAATACTTCCTGGAAGCAGCTGCAAAAAAAAGTCGGCTTAAACCCGTTTGCCGACCCGGACCATAAAATTGAGTATTCTTTAGCTCAGGCTAAAAATATCCTTAAAAGAGCCGGTTTTGACATTATCAGCCTCAGAGCGGTGACTTATGATTCACCTTGGATCGGCTTTATTGATTTATTGGGCGGATTATCTTTGCGCTTATACTCAAAAATTGCTTTATATAAAAAAGCCAAAGCCGGCCAAAATATTAATGAATCAACCGGGTTTAGAATAGTTATTAAAAAATCCTTATGA
- a CDS encoding glycosyltransferase family 4 protein has translation MNIIFLSEYAYPHAVSGAEYSLHALAEGLRRRIKVVILSPDLGGRSPDLKFPFPKKIKPGRILSPLWFNNPFFWFYSAYFIIKTIRQKKIDLIHVHGKYILPGAVLAGWLTHKPVVATVRDFKFLCPLALCFTQQQKKCGFGYYINKEIPEYQSRYGGTAKWKLVLAKLWQYKLKWFLNRCQQVIAVSPQLAKIYQDNGVKKVSWIYNLPPLRQAQGHGPRQTQGYSQNKRMILSVGKLSFGKGTDCLIKAAEQLPQYQFIFCGNINPSFKSEFPKNCKYLGKLSHEQTLKLYEQASAFAILSRWPEPLSRAGLEALSFGLPIVASNRGGNQELVKDNGYLVDPEKPDQVAEALVKAMKNTTQFSQKSLELLQTRFNRQQIINQYLALYRRLT, from the coding sequence ATGAATATTATTTTTTTAAGTGAATACGCTTATCCGCATGCTGTTTCCGGCGCTGAATACAGCCTGCACGCTTTAGCCGAAGGCCTACGCCGCAGGATTAAAGTGGTTATTTTGTCGCCTGACTTAGGCGGTCGATCACCCGATTTAAAATTCCCCTTTCCTAAAAAAATTAAACCCGGCCGGATTTTATCGCCGCTTTGGTTTAATAATCCTTTTTTCTGGTTTTATTCAGCTTATTTTATTATTAAAACTATCAGGCAAAAAAAGATTGACTTAATTCATGTTCACGGTAAGTATATTTTACCCGGAGCAGTTTTAGCTGGCTGGCTGACCCATAAGCCGGTGGTAGCGACGGTGCGCGACTTTAAGTTTTTATGCCCTTTAGCCTTATGCTTTACCCAACAGCAAAAAAAATGTGGTTTTGGCTATTACATTAATAAAGAGATTCCTGAATATCAGTCAAGATACGGCGGAACGGCCAAGTGGAAACTGGTTCTGGCCAAGTTATGGCAGTATAAACTGAAGTGGTTTTTAAACCGCTGCCAGCAAGTAATTGCGGTTTCGCCCCAGTTAGCTAAAATCTACCAGGATAATGGAGTAAAAAAAGTTAGTTGGATTTACAATTTGCCTCCCCTTCGACAAGCTCAGGGCCATGGCCCCCGACAAACTCAGGGCTATAGCCAGAATAAAAGGATGATTCTATCAGTAGGAAAGTTGTCTTTTGGCAAAGGTACGGATTGTTTAATTAAGGCCGCCGAACAATTACCTCAATACCAATTTATTTTTTGCGGTAACATTAACCCCAGTTTTAAGTCCGAGTTTCCCAAGAACTGTAAATATTTAGGCAAGTTAAGCCATGAGCAAACTTTGAAATTATATGAACAGGCAAGTGCCTTTGCGATTCTTTCCCGCTGGCCGGAACCGTTGTCCCGCGCCGGCTTGGAAGCGTTAAGTTTCGGCTTACCGATCGTCGCCTCCAATCGCGGTGGTAACCAGGAGCTGGTGAAAGACAATGGTTATTTAGTTGATCCGGAAAAACCTGACCAGGTGGCAGAGGCATTAGTTAAGGCCATGAAAAATACAACACAATTTTCCCAAAAAAGTTTAGAATTATTACAAACACGCTTTAACCGCCAACAAATTATTAACCAGTATTTAGCTCTTTATCGCCGCTTAACATGA
- a CDS encoding class I SAM-dependent methyltransferase, translating into MSQSSDLIKHRKKYSQAIKASKKKGMAAFQAWFDKSKDINESIKRGYWDLTFHILTQTVCRHLNNPEEKIALEIGYGGGRILNAACSYFKQVVGIDIHEEKNTVIKFLTSQGKTNFKLLTTSGCSIAVASDSLDFIYSFIVLQHLPNYENLTSYLKETRRCLKVGGVAQLYFGKFSKLNPLDQIRFFLKGYKEITTAPVNQTSLVIRVSKMKQICRKLGFKILATGTSYKNVSDGSGRIKGGQNFITLLK; encoded by the coding sequence ATGAGTCAGTCTTCAGATTTAATTAAGCATAGAAAAAAATACAGCCAAGCCATTAAAGCCAGTAAAAAAAAAGGCATGGCTGCATTTCAGGCGTGGTTTGATAAATCAAAAGATATTAATGAATCAATCAAGAGAGGTTATTGGGATTTAACTTTTCATATTCTCACTCAAACGGTCTGTAGACATCTTAACAATCCCGAAGAAAAAATTGCTTTAGAAATAGGCTATGGCGGGGGGAGAATTCTTAATGCTGCCTGTAGTTATTTTAAACAAGTGGTTGGTATTGACATTCATGAAGAAAAAAACACCGTTATTAAATTTTTAACCTCTCAGGGTAAAACAAATTTTAAACTTCTTACCACCTCCGGTTGTTCAATTGCTGTTGCTTCCGACAGTCTTGATTTTATCTATTCATTTATTGTCCTTCAACACTTGCCAAATTATGAGAATTTAACTAGTTATCTTAAAGAAACCCGTCGTTGTCTTAAAGTTGGCGGAGTGGCTCAATTGTATTTTGGTAAATTTTCAAAATTAAATCCCCTGGATCAAATCCGCTTTTTCCTTAAAGGCTATAAAGAAATTACTACCGCTCCTGTCAATCAAACCAGCCTAGTCATTCGTGTTTCCAAAATGAAACAAATTTGCCGCAAACTTGGCTTTAAAATCTTAGCCACAGGCACATCTTATAAAAATGTTTCTGATGGTTCTGGAAGAATTAAAGGCGGACAAAATTTTATCACTCTTTTAAAATGA